One Elusimicrobiota bacterium DNA segment encodes these proteins:
- a CDS encoding four helix bundle protein, with amino-acid sequence MKYERFEDVPVWKDGIRLVVEVFRLTEDKRFRFKGDIANQLQRAALSVSNNIAEGFERGTTQELITFLYYSRGSAGEVRSILAVLEQMPVFDDLKSQISNLKSSVEAISRQIRGWANSMQNTAIQGQRYLNEKSKQSFEREKGRKEFERSLKKYIRPEENSQN; translated from the coding sequence ATGAAATACGAAAGATTTGAGGACGTACCGGTGTGGAAAGATGGAATCAGACTGGTTGTTGAAGTTTTTAGGTTAACTGAAGATAAAAGATTCCGTTTTAAAGGAGATATAGCAAATCAGCTTCAGCGGGCAGCTCTTTCTGTTTCCAACAATATCGCCGAAGGTTTTGAACGCGGGACAACTCAAGAATTAATAACGTTTTTATATTATTCACGGGGTTCTGCCGGAGAGGTCAGGTCAATATTAGCTGTTTTGGAGCAGATGCCGGTTTTTGATGATCTGAAATCTCAAATTTCAAATTTGAAATCATCAGTTGAAGCAATTTCCCGCCAGATCCGCGGGTGGGCTAATTCTATGCAGAACACAGCAATTCAGGGGCAGAGATATTTAAATGAGAAATCAAAACAATCGTTTGAAAGGGAAAAAGGCCGCAAGGAGTTTGAAAGGTCATTAAAAAAGTATATACGCCCGGAAGAAAATTCTCAAAATTGA